In Manis pentadactyla isolate mManPen7 chromosome 8, mManPen7.hap1, whole genome shotgun sequence, the following are encoded in one genomic region:
- the MARCHF8 gene encoding E3 ubiquitin-protein ligase MARCHF8 isoform X2, with protein sequence MSMPLHQISAIPSQDASSARVYRSKTKEKEREEQNEKTLGHSMSHSSNITKAGGPPLASAPVSFSRTSVTPSSQDICSSSAVFSECCHHSPVQSAVVLKAPQCQSSLTQGLTVTVICKDILQASKSNSCASEWVQALKPAKNTKARRTLKFSKSLNDVGEKDQHTLENFDYVERTCSEGKLILSQDPCLRISRFHHKEKRTLNHKPFGSSKYSCISSLSVNHSTASEVEAGKGDMHIPLLEEKADGATMSRSRRLLQYLFLLSHGSSASSLHRFHEVESYAAHLRTTKASSGLAGSTGFCSDEMGDDDVFEDNLSAKLKSKVLRAPLCSMEKDSDLDCPSPLSEKCPPISPVSTSGDACRICHCEGDDESPLITPCHCTGSLHFVHQACLQQWIKSSDTRCCELCKYEFIMETKLKPLRKWEKLQMTASERRKIMCSVTFHVIAITCVVWSLYVLIDRTAEEIKQGQATGILEWPFWTKLVVVAIGFTGGLLFMYVQCKVYVQLWKRLKAYNRVIYVQNCPETRKKNIFEKSALTEPNFENKDGFGICHSDTNSSCCTEPEDTGAEIIHV encoded by the exons GCCGGGGGTCCTCCGTTGGCATCGGCTCCAGTGTCCTTCTCTCGCACTTCTGTCACGCCATCCAGTCAGGACATCTGCAG TTCCAGTGCAGTGTTTTCTGAGTGTTGTCACCACAGTCCCGTGCAGTCTGCTGTTGTCTTGAAAGCTCCTCAGTGCCAGAGCTCTCTGACACAAGGGCTCACTGTGACAGTTATATGTAAAGACATATTGCAGGCATCAAAGAGCAATTCCTGTGCATCAGAATGGGTCCAGGCCTTGAAGCCTGCTAAGAATACCAAAGCCAGAAGAACACTAAAGTTCTCAAAATCCTTAAATGATGTGGGTGAGAAGGACCAGCATACTTTGGAAAATTTTGACTATGTGGAAAGAACTTGCTCTGAAGGGAAGTTAATACTCTCTCAAGATCCATGTCTCAGAATTAGTAGGTTCcatcataaagaaaaaagaacactgAATCACAAGCCTTTTGGCAGTTCCAAATATTCTTGTATTTCATCTCTTTCTGTCAACCATTCAACTGCCTCAGAGGTGGAAGCTGGCAAGGGGGACATGCACATCCCTCTTCTGGAAGAAAAAGCAGATGGCGCGACCATGTCCAGAAGCCGGCGACTGCTCCAGTACCTGTTCTTGCTCTCGCATGGCTCCAGTGCCAGCAGCCTGCACAGGTTCCACGAGGTGGAGAGCTATGCTGCCCACCTGCGCACCACCAAGGCCTCCAGCGGGCTGGCAGGGAGCACGGGCTTCTGCTCCGATGAGATGGGAGACGACGACGTCTTTGAGGACAACTTATCTGCAAAATTGAAGAGCAAGGTCCTGCGGGCACCCCTCTGCTCAATGGAGAAGGACAGTGACCTGGACTGTCCTTCTCCCCTCTCTGAAAAATGCCCCCCCATTTCCCCTGTGTCCACATCAGGGGATGCCTGCAG GATCTGTCACTGTGAAGGGGATGACGAGAGCCCTCTGATCACCCCCTGCCACTGCACAGGGAGCCTCCACTTTGTGCACCAGGCCTGCCTGCAACAGTGGATCAAGAGCTCTGACACACGCTGCTGCGAACTCTGCAAGTACGAGTTCATCATGGAGACCAAGCTAAAGCCTTTGAGAAAA TGGGAGAAGCTGCAGATGACGGCCAGTGAGCGCAGGAAGATCATGTGTTCAGTGACGTTCCACGTCATTGCCATCACTTGTGTGGTCTGGTCCTTGTACGTGCTCATCGACCGCACTGCAGAGGAGATCAAGCAGGGACAGGCAACAG GTATCCTAGAGTGGCCCTTTTGGACTAAATTGGTGGTTGTGGCCATTGGCTTTACTGGTGGACTTCTTTTTATGTATGTTCAGTGCAAAGTGTACGTACAATTATGGAAGAGACTCAAGGCTTATAACAGAGTAATCTATGTTCAGAACTGtccagaaacaagaaaaaagaatatttttgaaaaatctgcACTAACAGAGCCCAACTTTGAAAATAAAGATGGATTTGGAATCTGTCATTCCGACACAAACTCTTCTTGTTGCACAGAACCTGAAGACACTGGAGCAGAAATCATTCACGTCTGA